TCATTGATTTCTTGGGATTTTATCACTTGACATATCAATCATATAGTGGGAAGGATCCTATAAATCAAGGCTGAATGCATGTACCACAACGAAAAAATAAATACTGTGCCTTTGAAGATTTGTCTCTGGTCATGAAACTACAATACAGGCTTGATGTCTTAACAGTCAATTCTGAATATCAATAGATTTTTAgattcattctcatcaatgaaaacattctagaactgagttATAAATCATCTAAGTCTGATATTCAGGATAATCTGGTTAATGATTATATCATTAAGTGGCTCTTGTAGAATGACAGCTTTATAGAACACATTGTATTTATACGATGCTCAAACTTAACTTAATAGCTACACTCACCGACACAGGATAAACTTTATCCCTCATGCTGGCCCCGACCAAACTGGTAAATTGCCCCTCACTATAGCTGCACTTCTCCACATGTTCAGACAATAGCGGTCTTTTCCCATTTTAATACACTTATGCTCATCCTTAAATGCCATAAGGTCTGAAATAAACAAGCCGACACACTGTACAAACAATTATCTAGGCTAAGTATTAAATTATGTTTTGATCTATTGctctactagctagctaaagtgtagTCAGTGGCTAGCTAAAACAGAGAAAGGGGATGTAAGAAGTTCAACACTTTAATTTCAAAACAGCACATGGATTCATCATGGATTGGGCACAGGTCGCTGATCACGctggtgattttttttctttcttttttccccaTGCTGGTGAACGGTAGCTGACAGTGCcggctagagatgacgtgcaggagcttaaTCAAAACGAACAAACAGATACTTAATTTGGAGTGTTTGTAAAATTCAGTATGTGAAAATGAATGGTGGTAAAACGACTGGAACCATTTccatgtttgaccgctaggttgaATGGATATTGTGACTAGTCCACTGTTGCGGACTATAATGATGCTTTCAAACCAACTAGGAACTCCGGGGGGAAAACGATGtccgagtttccgacttggaattccgaattCGATGACcgttaaaaaacaaaaatctctttcggagctcgttttttaatatttttttttaagttcacagttgttttgaatgcacttAAATCAGTCGTCCCAGATGGCTGTGGTAACTATTGACGACACCAGCACTAGGCTATAACGTACACATTtatgcttttattttattttaaccttagcagtgtggttagggtaaggtttaaaatcagattttaagaaaaaTTGTAGAAAGGGTGGCTGTGGTGACGACCTGGGGCTAGGGCAACCAATCTGTATCCCTAATCATCACCACACAACTTCCGGATAACACAGTGACGCAATCATCTGAAACTAAAAGTGGAATTTAACTTGGCAACTTGAGTAAATAGGTGGCGTTCTACATAGCTAGGTAGATAACTCTACCCACGACACAGAGGATTTGTTTGATGAAAGCAAGGAGGTAGTCAATTGTATTTTGATGTTGatatagctagctatgtaacgttagctaaaccAATAGCTACATTCTTCTAGCTAGCTTTAGCATACATGTTttgctaaactagctagccacTGGATCTATCTGCTGCGTCAGTCTAGGTAACGTTACTAACGTCGCTGGAGAAATGTTGAGCGACAGTTCTCTGAACATTTAGCTATTGTAACCTAATTCAACAACGGAAATATCGATTGTTATATGTTTGGATTCATTTCCACATGCTAATTTACAGGCAAGGGGGTCGGCTACTTACGTCACCTCACTCTACATCCTGAGAAAATGGCTAGCGCTGCCCCTCCACCAGCGACTGCCACTGAGAACCCCAGCCCCGGCTCCAGCAGCTCGACAGCGGGGGAGGGTGGTAACCAGGACAGCACATTCGAATGCAACATCTGCCTGGACACCTCCAAGGATGCAGTGATCAGTCTGTGTGGGCATCTCTTTTGGTAAGCACAATCTTGTCTTGACACTGTTCTGTATTTGAGATTGAGGGACATTCATCCTTATTATCTGGTCGCCTGTACTCGGTAAAGGATCTCGTTCACAATTAAATAGAGTAATTTAATGTATCTCTGTGGTCTTATTTCACATGTCATGTTAGTTGCATATGGGGAAATGTTATTGATGCCATTTTTAGTTTTCGTAGTGCAATCCTCAGATGTCAGGATGAATGATGAGATGCTATGACTTGACTGTCATCTAATTATTCTATCTCCCATCCCTTACCTTCCCTGTCCCCTTGCACATCTAGTTGGCCCTGCTTACATCAGGTAAGTCAGTTGATACCTAATTTCTTTTACACAACCACTGTCATGATCAGCTGTCACTTGACCCTATCCCAAGGGATATTTTACTGCTTCTCTGAATGTATCATGTGATCTTAACCAGGGATGTCTGAATTGCCCCCTCCCCATGTCTATGCAGTGGTTGGAGACCAGACCTAACAGACAAGTGTGTCCAGTGTGCAAAGCAGGCATCAGTCGAGAGAAAGTCATCCCACTATATGGCAGGGGAAGCACGGGCCAACAGGACCCAAGGTGGGTTGATGCACTCAATACATGAAAGCAAGGCGCACAGTTTTCATACATTCCTCAGTTAACAACTCTGAATTCCACATCCCAAACTACTGCTGTAAACAACTAATCTCTCATTGTTATAGGGAGCGAACGCCTCCTCGACCACAAGGACAGAGGCCAGAGCCTGAAAATCGTGGTGTAAGTTCAGActgtaattatttttgcaagAATGTGAGCAAAGTTCAATCCAGATTGTTCGACTCTGTACCACCTGTTTGCAATGTTGACTGCTGTATTGCACTACCCATTCATGATGAAACTATTACATGGTATTGTGTAGTTGCTGTAGTGCAAACCTGCCCATAGCCTAATTCATTAGCAGAATTACCTCTTCCACTGGGACCTATTAAGCTCTATCtgaggagtaagagagagaggctctTTATTTGACCCCTTGAGAATGACAACACGGCACTAACGATTGCGTCACCTCTTCCTCAAAACACCTGTTAAATcaagttattttgtacatattgAATAGTCATGTTATAACCCTGTCAATGCAATGTTACTGTAAAGTTCTCTTTCTTCCCATTACAGGGATTTCAGGGTTTTGGTTTTGGAGATGGAGGATTCCAGATGTCTTTTGGCATTGGTGCCTTTCCATTTGGCATTTTTGCTACAGCTTTTAACATCAATGATGGAAGACCACCCCCAGGTACTTTAGTTCTGCAGGTTGCACATTGTGTATTGTAACAATGTTTGATCAAAATGTGATTATTGTGAATGGCCCCCTCTACCTTGAAAAGCAGTTGTTCACCTGTTGAGAGAGATTACTTTaacgtgtccccccccccccccccacagctgCCCCTGGAACCCCTCAGCACATGGATGAACAGTTCCTGTCTCGACTCTTTCTATTTGTTGCTCTGGTGATCATGTTTTGGCTGCTAATCGCATAAATGTCTGAGCAGCCAAGACCAAGGCTCAAGTTGGACAGTTGTTTCCAGATACTTGTTTGATTTGTCCTTTTCCGCATTTAAGTATTGTCCTCTAGGCTTGACAAGCTATTGATTTAATTTCAGTAATCAATATCACTACTGTTTGATTACACCTGTACTATGAATCCTACAGAAGtctgaaatagtttttttgttcGAACAATGCCCCTCCCTCTCATTTCCATCAAGGTTATTATGTTTTTATTAGACATTAAGTGTACCAGGTTGGCAATATAGAACCAGATACTAAAAGAAAGATGGTAAATGTAAGCTACCAGATGTTTCCTCTGTGCTTGTATGGATATAGATTACAAGTGATATGTCCTGTTTCTAAACTAAATATGATATATAAATTCAGGAAGAGGCGTATCATTGGTGATACTTTTAAATTATTGACACAACAATTGCCTTTTGGGTACCACTACCAGTATGAAGCCATATAAACAATACAGTGGTGCATTTTTATGTGTGGTGTTAGCAGGGGAATAGTCGTGAAGAGCCGTATTGGTATGGGTTTAAGTTATTTAATGACATACTATACCAGTATGTCCTCAGTTGCCCTAGGAGTGATTTTGGTAAGACTATTTCTTATGTTTCAGAAAATAAGTGAATAAATTAAGGTTCCAATATTTGAAGGATGAAAGTTGAGACAATTTAAaggagttatttttttattgaatgatACTGTCATTGTCTGCCACTTGTAAGACTATTATTTAGTCTGATGGAAAATGTAGAATTCTAATGCAAACGCTTCTATAGCATACATAGTAAAGAGCTTGGGGAAAAATATGCAAACGGTATAAAATGGATATAGTTTTCTTTAACCTGATACAACTAACAAGATGACGGTCATGGTAATAATATGCATGAGTAACTGATGCAGTTATTTGAGTAATCCCTCTAATTTCTATTTCATTTTTTGTCTTATTTACAACTTTTACTCACTcatttattctaaaatatatattgtaaaaTATATAGAGTGGATTATTTTAATAACAATGGATGGTTAGAATAGCATTAGCATCTGTAATAAAGACTGTTTGCCCTATATCCTACTGAGATCTTTACCTAAACATTAATTCCACCTTTTATATGGGTTGTCAGTGTGTTTCTCATCAGGCATTGACCACTCAATTACAGACAAATAAGCATTCAAAATTAGAAACAGAATAACAGCCCATTTTATTTTCAATTGGGTTAACAACTTGCATTCACAACAGCAAAATTAGAAGATcatctataaaaaataaaaaaatgttattttttgcacCTCTGATACCAACAAAAATGTGATATTGCAAAAACAGAACATTAATAACTTGCCTATTCATGTGCATTAGGAGAGagatttaaacaaatatattttagggAAAAATCGTTTcggtcaaaataaaaaaacatataaacCTCCTGAGAGCAACCCGTCGACCCTACAATATKAATGAGTTATGACATCTCTTGATCTGGCAGTTCTTTGGACACCGTCACCGGTGGTTCATTGACAGTCACTTGCTGATCCATACTAAACTCGGCCTCATACATAATCTGTTGGATCTTAATTTTGGTCTCACATCTTTTTTGTGGAGTTAGCCTCTTCAAAGCAGGAACGAAGCTGAGGAGTAACATCTCATCCTCGTCACACTGCCGGATAGGGATCGTGGAATCCGATCTGTGATCTTTCTCTTTGGCCAGCAGCATCCTGTTCTTAGCGGAGCGCTTAGAGGGAGTGCTTGAGGAACATGGTGAAGCAGATTGTCTTGTCTGAGGCCTCTCCTTGGTTGCGTAAATTGATGACTGGAGCACTGCGGATGTCTGGGGCGCTGGGGACGTCTGGGCGCCTGGTGGACGCTTGCCCAGAAAAGACAGTTGGTCGCCTTGTTGCCCTGGGGACAGCTGTGTCACAAAAGCTAGCTGTGACATGGTGCCAACCTGGGTGCTAGGGGTTTTCATGTCGTTCACCAGGGCTGTGTTGAGTGTTTTGACAGGTATTATTTCCCTCTGTGTGCTTTTATTGATTGTATCAGGGCTTTCCAGGTTGGCAGGGGCCACATTGCTGTTTCTTGGTTTAATGAATGGTTGAAGAAAGATCAGACGTTGTCTGTATTTCCATCGGCTTGGAGCGagctcccctgtctcctccttaCTCCTCTTTTCCTGTCGTACTTCCTTGAAGTATCGGTCTCTCAGATTCTTCCACTTCCTTTTGCACTCTTCAGCTAAAGGGATAAATCAATATAGATGAATCATACTCAAAATAATATATTGTTTTATGCATTGGATATCGAACATGAAGCTTTCTAAAGTAGTATGAATATAACTATttattgatatatattttttcttcagaTAACGTTAGAGGTGATTGTCTATCCCATCGATGGAGCCTCATCGGGTTCCTACTTATAAACTGTAAATAGAAGGATCTACCATTGGAGTTGGTACTAAGTTGCAGTGCTCTCCATTTCATGTCAAAATGTCGACAGGCTACTTGACATTTTTTCTATCAATGATTAATTGGTAGCTAATGTCATTCATGCGCGGAAAATGCGATGCCTCAAGTGACGCTACTTGTGTCTCATCGCGCGGTGGGGAACGGAAAAAAAATCCCTCCCTGTGCGGCAGTGTCTGCCGTCTGCGCTGATCTCACGAATTCGTCGGCCTCTGCCTCCCCATTGACTACAATGTGGTTCTTGCAGTGAGGTGCTGTTAAAACTCACCGTACTCATATGCTACTCACGTGATTTAAAACATATAATATAAACAAACTTGAAAAACAAGTCAGCTTGCTTacaactgttagctagctaaaacattTGCATTAATGTGACTTGATAATTTGTAGAAATAGGCTACCAAAGCTCACCTGGAAGAGCTGTCAATGAGCTTATTTTCCCCCAAGCAAGTGATCTTGTGTCACCATTGCGGTAATCTGGCAAAGTTGTATTATACAGCTCAGGAAAATTAAAAACAGACAATATCAACTTTTCTTCCATCTTGACTTCTTGACATACGCGGAAGCGACGGTCTCCCGCCTTTCCGCTTGTGTGGCGCGTGGTTACGTCAAAGCGGTATGTACTGTACAGAATATCGCCAGCCGATCCGCTGCCGCATGCGTGTCCCTGCGATACCTGTCTCCCTTTATCTGTCATATGCCTACTCATCACAAGAGGGCAGTACAATCCCGTGTTCTGAATACTTAGAGAGGACACAACCAACGGATTTGGCAGCTTGGTATACCATCTATGGGACACCTGTCCTGATGGTGGGCTCATCAGTGTCAACCTaactctcaaatataaataattgaCCAGACATTAGTCCTAGGCTATAGCTAAGCAAATTATTATATTAGATGAAGTGCAAACAGGCTAAGGGAAAATCGGTGCTAATGCTTTGTCTCATTTCATGCAGCAGTAGCCTATtatttcaaaaaaaattaaacatctGATTGTGTCATATGACAACTGGCATATCAGCCCAGACATTAGTGGAGCTACAGGAaagttcaccagagctgttgccagatattgtaatgttcatttctctactataaaccgcctccaacgtcgttttagagaatttagctgtacgtccaaccggcctaacaaccgcagaccacatgtaaacacgccaggacctccacatccggcttcttcacctgcgggatcgtctgagaccaaccagacagctgatgaaactgacgagtatttctgtctgtaataaagcccttttgtgccgaaaaatgtat
This portion of the Salvelinus sp. IW2-2015 linkage group LG4q.1:29, ASM291031v2, whole genome shotgun sequence genome encodes:
- the rnf185 gene encoding E3 ubiquitin-protein ligase RNF185; translation: MASAAPPPATATENPSPGSSSSTAGEGGNQDSTFECNICLDTSKDAVISLCGHLFCWPCLHQWLETRPNRQVCPVCKAGISREKVIPLYGRGSTGQQDPRERTPPRPQGQRPEPENRGGFQGFGFGDGGFQMSFGIGAFPFGIFATAFNINDGRPPPAAPGTPQHMDEQFLSRLFLFVALVIMFWLLIA
- the LOC111961468 gene encoding uncharacterized protein, which codes for MEEKLILSVFNFPELYNTTLPDYRNGDTRSLAWGKISSLTALPAEECKRKWKNLRDRYFKEVRQEKRSKEETGELAPSRWKYRQRLIFLQPFIKPRNSNVAPANLESPDTINKSTQREIIPVKTLNTALVNDMKTPSTQVGTMSQLAFVTQLSPGQQGDQLSFLGKRPPGAQTSPAPQTSAVLQSSIYATKERPQTRQSASPCSSSTPSKRSAKNRMLLAKEKDHRSDSTIPIRQCDEDEMLLLSFVPALKRLTPQKRCETKIKIQQIMYEAEFSMDQQVTVNEPPVTVSKELPDQEMS